From Pongo pygmaeus isolate AG05252 chromosome 1, NHGRI_mPonPyg2-v2.0_pri, whole genome shotgun sequence, one genomic window encodes:
- the C2CD4D gene encoding C2 calcium-dependent domain-containing protein 4D: MWLLEKAGYKVGAAEPAARWAPSGLFSKRRAPGPPRSACPNVLTPDRIPQFFIPPRLPDPGGTEPAARRDVAGRGLPATCSLPHLAGREGWAFLPESPHTRRRESLFHGPPPAPAGGLPAAQSRLHVSAPDLRLCRAPDSDTASSPDSSPFGSPRPGLGRRRVSRPHSLSPEKASSADTSPHPPRRAGPPTPPLFHLDFLCCQLRPTRESVLRLGPRGGQLRLSTEYQAGPGRLRLRLVSAEGLPRPRSRPGSGGGGCCVVLRLRPRVRPREQQSRVVKCSANPIFNEDFFFDGLGPPDLAARSLRAKVLDRGAGLRRDVLLGECETPLIALLPPLGGGLGPGSSLAPTHLSL; encoded by the coding sequence ATGTGGCTCTTGGAAAAAGCTGGCTATAAGGTGGGGGCCGCGGAGCCCGCGGCCCGTTGGGCGCCTTCCGGCCTGTTCTCCAAGCGTCGCGCCCCAGGCCCGCCCAGGAGCGCCTGCCCTAACGTCCTCACCCCGGATCGCATCCCGCAGTTCTTCATCCCGCCCCGGCTCCCGGACCCGGGCGGCACAGAGCCCGCGGCCCGGCGGGACGTGGCGGGGCGCGGCCTCCCCGCGACCTGCTCGCTGCCTCACCTGGCGGGCCGCGAAGGCTGGGCCTTCCTGCCCGAGAGCCCGCACACGCGCCGGCGGGAATCCCTATTCCACGGGCCGCCACCCGCCCCGGCCGGGGGACTCCCCGCGGCGCAGTCCCGGCTGCACGTCTCCGCCCCGGACCTGCGCCTCTGCCGGGCCCCCGACAGCGACACGGCCTCGTCGCCGGACTCGTCGCCCTTCGGCTCCCCGCGGCCGGGCCTGGGCCGGCGCCGGGTGTCCAGGCCGCACTCTCTGTCCCCAGAAAAGGCGAGCTCGGCCGATACCAGCCCGCATCCGCCGCGCCGCGCCGGGCCGCCCACGCCGCCGCTCTTCCACCTGGACTTCCTGTGCTGCCAGCTGCGGCCCACGCGCGAGAGCGTGCTGCGCCTGGGGCCCCGCGGCGGGCAGCTGCGGCTCTCCACCGAATATCAGGCCGGGCCCGGGCGGCTGCGGCTGCGCCTAGTGAGCGCCGAGGGCCTGCCCCGGCCGCGGTCCCGCCCcgggagcggcggcggcggctgctgtGTGGTGCTGAGGCTGCGGCCCCGCGTCCGGCCGCGGGAGCAGCAGAGCCGCGTGGTCAAGTGCAGCGCCAACCCCATCTTCAACGAGGATTTCTTTTTCGACGGGCTCGGCCCGCCGGACCTGGCCGCCCGCAGCCTGAGGGCCAAGGTGCTAGACAGGGGCGCGGGACTTCGCAGAGATGTGCTGCTGGGGGAGTGCGAGACGCCCCTCATTGCGCTGCTGCCCCCGCTGGGTGGGGGACTAGGTCCCGGGTCATCCCTGGCGcccacccatctcagcc